In Streptomyces sp. Li-HN-5-11, the sequence GATGGGGGCGTACGTCAGCTCTCACATCCATGGTCTGTTGCAGACGGCTGAGTACGCCCAGGCGGTGTACACGTTGCGGCGTCCGGCATACACGGAAGACGAGATCGAACGGCTCGTCGCAGCGCGCATGGCGCGGAAGTCCGTCTTCGACAGGGTGCCGCGCCCGCTGATCACGTTCGTACAGGAAGAGGTGACGCTGCGAAGGCCCGTCGGCGGCAGAGAGGTTCTGCGTCGGCAACTGGAGAACCTCTTGGAAGTCGGCCGATTGCCGCATGTGGAGATCCAGGTGATGCCCACCGACCGGCAGGATCACGCCGGACTGAGCGGACCCATCCGGCTGCTGAAGCTCCGGAACGGCAAGACACTGGGACACTTGGAAGTCCAGTTGCACAGCCGAGTGATCAGCGACCCGCGAGAGGTACAGATTCTCGACATGCGCTATGGGATGATCCGAGCGCAGGCTCTCTCGCCCCGGGAGTCGATGGCGTTCATCGAGAAGGTACTGGGAGACGAAGCATGACCACCTCCAGGCTGAAGTGGTTCAAGAGCAGCTACAGCAGCGCTGACGGCCCCGACTGCGTGGAGGTCGCCATAACCCCCACCACCATCCACATCCGCGACTCCAAGAACAAGAACGGCGCCCAACTGGCCGTCAGTGACGGCACCTGGACCGCATTCCTGGACTTCGCCACTCACTCCGCGTAGCGCGCGTGCGGAGTCCGACACTGGTGCTCGTGCACGGCGCCGGGCAAGGCGCGCGGATGTGGCGACGCCAGTTGAGCGCGTTGTCCGACGACTTTCACGTCGTTGCCCCTGATCTGCCGGGGTTCGGCGCGACGCCGGGCCCCTTCAGCATGACGGCGGCAGTCGAGTGCGTCGCCGAGGTCGCCCGGGAGTTACGGCCGGTCCACCTGTGCGGCCACTCTCTCGGGGCGATCGTGGCGGCCTGGGTCGCAGCTGAGTACCCGGGCCTCGTAGGCCGGTTGGTTCTGTCCGGTGGGCCTGAGATCGCACCGGGCAGGACGTCGGCACGGCGGCTGCGGAGGGAACGGCACCGCCCCGGCCGGCTGGTCCGTGCGATCTCCGACCTTCCTGACCGCGCTGGGTGGATCGACGTGCTGGACGCTCTGGAAACGAGCGACCTCTCCGATGCGCTACCGCGGATCGCGGCGCCCACGCTCGTGCTGTGCGGCAAGCGGGACCGCGCATCATTGCCGGA encodes:
- a CDS encoding helix-turn-helix transcriptional regulator: MEDEEAEAVLRAVGRQIKAWREAAGLRQGELGARIGYSEEMVSSVERGRRLPKPDFLDRADEVLGASGKLAVMKEDVEKARYPKNVRDLAKLEDEAVEMGAYVSSHIHGLLQTAEYAQAVYTLRRPAYTEDEIERLVAARMARKSVFDRVPRPLITFVQEEVTLRRPVGGREVLRRQLENLLEVGRLPHVEIQVMPTDRQDHAGLSGPIRLLKLRNGKTLGHLEVQLHSRVISDPREVQILDMRYGMIRAQALSPRESMAFIEKVLGDEA
- a CDS encoding DUF397 domain-containing protein: MTTSRLKWFKSSYSSADGPDCVEVAITPTTIHIRDSKNKNGAQLAVSDGTWTAFLDFATHSA
- a CDS encoding alpha/beta hydrolase, whose amino-acid sequence is MLVHGAGQGARMWRRQLSALSDDFHVVAPDLPGFGATPGPFSMTAAVECVAEVARELRPVHLCGHSLGAIVAAWVAAEYPGLVGRLVLSGGPEIAPGRTSARRLRRERHRPGRLVRAISDLPDRAGWIDVLDALETSDLSDALPRIAAPTLVLCGKRDRASLPDARRTAAAIPGARLCTVPHTGHLMPMTAPHAFNAIVRGFLDAGGERTH